One genomic segment of Protaetiibacter intestinalis includes these proteins:
- a CDS encoding type I restriction endonuclease subunit R, whose product MAIHHESGLELEICEALESDGWLYSPTGKGYDQVRALYPEDVFAWLQESQPEEWAKVVKPTASAAEQETAKQQLLDRLVKTLDLPLDAGGGTLNVLRTGFKKTPASFAMCAFKPATSLNTAAIARYEAVRLRVMRQVHYSTKKKDSIDLVLFVNGLPVATLELKTENTQALADAITQYRHDRDPKGEPLLGFGNRALVHFAVSDDRVAMTTKLAGAATHFLPFDRGADGRSGNPVNPNGAASDYLWTRVLQRDAWLHILGKLLHLEKRTDTDPITGAVTKSTSLLFPRFHQWELVTTLLDAAREEGPGHRYLVQHSAGSGKTNSIAWLAHGLSTLHDASDSKVFDTVIVVTDRTVLDDQLQRAIREIEGVDGTVATINADEVRRAGDQVASKSGLLARELLSGKHIVIVTLQTFPFALEAIRNNAGLAGRRFAIIADEAHSSQTGEAAKKLKEVLTAEERTDVDDGADFDTEAVLAAQMAARADSPNLSFFAFTATPKAKTLELFGRIGDDGTPHPFHLYTMQQAIEEGYILDVLKNYTTYDTAFRVAERDQRRLQAVEVVDEAEATRKLMRWVSLHPTNIAQKVQIIVEHYRTNVRHLLDGHAKAMVVTSSREHAVRYKEAIDAYIAKKGYRMATLVAFSGTLTAEQVPGAQLTGVEPPYSEANLNSELRGRTLPAAFASDDFQILIVANKYQTGFDQPLLCAMYVDKRLSGVTAVQTLSRLNRTYPAAGKDTTFVLDFVNDPAEILTSFQPYFRDARLSAVTDVDDIHDIRSRLDAAGIYTDAEVDAFTEAYHAGATRSAHTAPLKAAADRFNGRLADAVDADHRADVEELELFRKNVGTFVRMYDFLSQIVDYGDTGLEKRSLYLRLLLPRLTGRREEEPIDFSAVELTHIKQARSGDHHLDLAHGETVELAPYLDAGSGAARDPRMVRLAEVLARINELFADEDFTPAEQQSWVEGLVTVLSADPLIRTQAVANTRNQFMESPDLGHAVTEAIITSHASHQRMTDLYFTRAELQVEMRKLLGELVHEAISGERGA is encoded by the coding sequence ATGGCAATCCACCACGAGAGCGGGCTCGAACTCGAGATCTGCGAGGCGCTCGAGTCCGACGGCTGGCTGTACTCCCCCACCGGGAAGGGCTACGACCAGGTGCGCGCCCTCTATCCCGAGGACGTGTTCGCGTGGCTGCAGGAGAGCCAGCCCGAGGAGTGGGCGAAGGTCGTGAAGCCCACCGCATCCGCCGCCGAGCAGGAGACGGCGAAGCAGCAACTGCTCGACCGGCTGGTGAAGACGCTCGACCTGCCGCTCGACGCAGGTGGCGGCACCCTCAACGTGCTGCGCACCGGGTTCAAGAAGACGCCGGCCAGCTTCGCGATGTGCGCCTTCAAGCCCGCGACGAGCCTCAACACGGCCGCGATCGCACGCTACGAGGCGGTGCGGCTGCGGGTGATGCGGCAGGTCCACTACTCGACCAAGAAGAAGGACTCGATCGACCTCGTGCTGTTCGTCAACGGGCTGCCCGTGGCGACGCTCGAGCTGAAGACCGAGAACACCCAGGCCCTCGCCGACGCGATCACCCAGTACCGCCACGACCGCGACCCGAAGGGCGAGCCGTTGCTCGGCTTCGGCAACCGCGCCCTCGTGCACTTCGCCGTCTCGGACGACCGGGTCGCGATGACCACGAAGCTCGCCGGAGCCGCCACCCACTTCCTGCCCTTCGACCGTGGCGCCGACGGTCGCAGCGGCAACCCGGTCAACCCGAACGGCGCGGCATCCGACTACCTGTGGACCCGCGTGCTGCAGCGCGACGCGTGGCTGCACATCCTCGGCAAACTGCTGCACCTCGAGAAGCGCACCGACACCGACCCGATCACCGGCGCCGTCACGAAGTCGACGAGCCTGCTCTTCCCCCGCTTCCACCAATGGGAGCTCGTCACGACCCTGCTCGACGCCGCCCGCGAAGAGGGGCCCGGGCACCGCTACCTCGTGCAGCACTCGGCCGGCTCCGGCAAGACCAACTCGATCGCCTGGCTCGCGCACGGCCTCTCCACGCTGCACGACGCATCCGACAGCAAGGTGTTCGACACCGTCATCGTGGTCACCGACCGCACCGTGCTCGACGACCAGCTGCAGCGCGCCATTCGCGAGATCGAGGGCGTCGACGGCACCGTCGCCACCATCAACGCGGACGAGGTGCGCAGGGCCGGCGATCAGGTCGCCTCGAAGTCGGGACTGCTCGCGCGCGAGCTGCTCTCGGGCAAGCACATCGTGATCGTGACGCTGCAGACCTTCCCCTTCGCGCTCGAGGCGATCCGGAACAACGCCGGTCTCGCCGGTCGGCGCTTCGCGATCATCGCCGACGAGGCGCACTCCTCGCAGACCGGTGAGGCCGCGAAGAAGCTCAAGGAGGTACTCACCGCCGAGGAACGCACGGACGTCGACGACGGTGCCGACTTCGACACCGAGGCGGTGCTCGCCGCGCAGATGGCGGCGCGGGCGGACTCCCCGAACCTGTCGTTCTTCGCCTTCACCGCCACCCCGAAGGCGAAGACCCTCGAGCTGTTCGGGCGGATCGGCGACGACGGCACGCCGCATCCGTTCCACCTCTACACGATGCAGCAGGCGATCGAGGAGGGCTACATCCTCGACGTGCTGAAGAACTACACCACCTACGACACCGCGTTCCGAGTGGCCGAGCGCGACCAGCGCCGCCTGCAGGCGGTCGAGGTGGTCGACGAGGCGGAGGCCACCCGGAAGCTCATGCGCTGGGTGTCACTGCATCCCACCAACATCGCCCAGAAGGTGCAGATCATTGTCGAGCACTACCGCACCAATGTGCGGCACCTGCTCGACGGGCACGCGAAGGCGATGGTGGTGACGAGTTCGCGCGAGCACGCGGTGCGCTACAAGGAGGCGATCGACGCCTACATCGCCAAGAAGGGGTACCGGATGGCGACACTCGTCGCGTTCTCGGGCACCCTCACCGCGGAGCAGGTCCCCGGTGCGCAGCTCACCGGCGTCGAACCGCCCTATTCGGAGGCGAACCTCAACAGCGAGCTGCGCGGGCGCACCCTGCCCGCCGCGTTCGCATCCGACGACTTCCAGATCCTCATCGTCGCCAACAAGTACCAGACTGGCTTCGACCAGCCGCTGCTGTGCGCGATGTACGTCGACAAGCGCCTCTCGGGGGTGACGGCGGTGCAGACACTGTCGCGACTCAACCGCACCTACCCGGCCGCGGGCAAGGACACCACCTTCGTGCTCGACTTCGTGAACGACCCCGCCGAGATTCTCACCTCGTTCCAGCCGTACTTCCGCGACGCGCGCCTCTCGGCGGTGACGGACGTCGACGACATCCACGACATCCGGTCCCGCCTCGATGCGGCCGGGATCTACACGGATGCCGAGGTCGATGCGTTCACGGAGGCCTACCACGCGGGCGCCACCCGCAGCGCGCACACGGCGCCGCTCAAGGCCGCGGCCGACCGCTTCAACGGCCGCCTCGCGGATGCCGTCGACGCGGACCACCGCGCCGATGTCGAGGAGCTGGAGCTGTTCCGCAAGAACGTTGGCACCTTCGTGCGCATGTACGACTTCCTCTCCCAGATCGTCGACTACGGCGACACGGGCCTCGAGAAGCGCTCCCTCTACCTGCGGCTGCTGCTGCCACGGCTCACCGGGCGTCGCGAGGAGGAGCCGATCGACTTCTCCGCTGTCGAGCTCACCCACATCAAGCAGGCGCGATCCGGCGACCACCACCTCGACCTCGCGCACGGCGAGACGGTCGAACTCGCCCCGTATCTCGACGCGGGCTCTGGCGCCGCGCGTGACCCACGGATGGTGCGCCTGGCCGAGGTGCTCGCGCGGATCAACGAGCTGTTCGCCGACGAGGACTTCACCCCCGCCGAGCAGCAGTCGTGGGTGGAGGGGCTCGTGACGGTGCTGAGCGCCGACCCGCTCATCCGCACCCAGGCGGTCGCCAACACCCGCAATCAGTTCATGGAGTCACCGGACCTCGGACACGCCGTCACCGAGGCGATCATCACGAGCCATGCGAGCCACCAGCGCATGACCGACCTCTACTTCACCCGCGCTGAGCTGCAGGTCGAGATGCGCAAGTTGCTGGGCGAACTCGTGCACGAGGCGATCTCGGGCGAGCGCGGCGCATAG
- a CDS encoding helix-turn-helix domain-containing protein has translation MSQHSTRLRSPADFGLAVQQARLARGLSQTELAAELGLTQSAISEIENGKGTIYLRRLLTLARATGLEFAATWEEPDDAPRG, from the coding sequence GTGTCGCAGCACTCCACCCGCCTGCGCAGCCCGGCCGACTTCGGGCTCGCCGTGCAACAGGCCCGCCTCGCCCGCGGACTCTCCCAGACCGAGCTGGCGGCCGAACTGGGCCTCACCCAGAGCGCCATCAGCGAGATCGAGAACGGCAAGGGCACCATCTACCTGCGGCGCCTGCTGACGCTCGCCCGCGCGACGGGCCTCGAATTCGCCGCGACGTGGGAGGAGCCTGATGATGCGCCTCGCGGTTGA
- a CDS encoding type II toxin-antitoxin system HipA family toxin, producing the protein MRLAVELYDTVVGTLDGDARTFDFTASPEGIERFGRGSTALATSIPLVSQQRRDQAGRRRNWFAELLPEGDQYDYLLAQGGIRRGDTPAFLARYGRDVPGALQLWDLDDPSEPRTPELEPLTDAGIRALLEDPIGAPLGNDPAAGKSSLGGVQPKIVLARESRGWARALGGYPTTHILKPQLDGPAGTVIFDEEYGSRLARRLGLASFGTAIEVFDGLAALVIERYDRVGGRRVHQEDFSQALGASGNQKYQRIGGVVSLARVADVLVRHAPETELRRLARMVVLAVGIGNLDLHTKNLGLLHPEDGELLLAPAYDVVPQAHLPNDGELALAVNGVYRHAEVTRDDLLAEFASWGLRRAAPLVNDTLAKLASAVVAEEPLPGAHPQLRRDIRTFTENLQSGRPAGAPAAV; encoded by the coding sequence ATGCGCCTCGCGGTTGAGCTGTACGACACCGTCGTCGGCACCCTCGACGGCGACGCGCGCACCTTCGACTTCACGGCCTCCCCGGAGGGCATCGAGCGATTCGGAAGAGGGAGCACCGCGCTCGCGACGAGCATTCCGCTCGTGTCGCAGCAGCGCCGCGATCAGGCGGGCCGTCGCCGCAACTGGTTCGCCGAGCTGCTGCCGGAGGGCGACCAGTACGACTACCTGCTCGCGCAGGGCGGCATCCGTCGTGGCGATACGCCCGCGTTCCTCGCCCGCTACGGGCGGGATGTGCCGGGCGCGCTGCAACTTTGGGATCTTGACGACCCGAGCGAGCCGAGAACGCCCGAGCTTGAGCCGCTGACGGACGCCGGCATCCGTGCGCTGCTCGAGGATCCGATCGGCGCGCCCCTGGGGAACGACCCCGCCGCGGGCAAGTCCTCTCTCGGCGGGGTGCAGCCGAAGATCGTGCTCGCGCGGGAATCGCGGGGCTGGGCGCGGGCGCTCGGCGGCTACCCGACGACGCACATCCTGAAGCCGCAACTCGACGGCCCCGCGGGGACGGTGATCTTCGACGAGGAGTACGGGTCGCGCCTGGCGCGCAGGCTCGGGCTGGCGTCGTTCGGAACCGCCATCGAGGTGTTCGACGGCCTTGCCGCGCTCGTCATCGAACGCTACGACCGGGTGGGCGGACGCCGCGTGCACCAGGAGGACTTCAGCCAGGCGCTCGGCGCGAGCGGCAATCAGAAGTACCAGCGCATCGGGGGTGTGGTGAGCTTGGCGCGGGTCGCCGACGTGCTCGTGCGGCACGCCCCCGAGACGGAGCTGCGGCGGCTCGCGCGGATGGTGGTACTCGCGGTCGGTATCGGCAACCTCGACCTGCACACCAAGAACCTCGGCCTGCTGCACCCGGAGGATGGCGAGCTGCTGCTCGCGCCCGCCTACGATGTCGTGCCGCAGGCGCACCTCCCGAATGACGGCGAGCTCGCGCTCGCCGTCAACGGCGTCTACCGGCACGCCGAGGTCACGCGCGACGACCTGCTCGCCGAGTTCGCCTCCTGGGGCCTCCGCCGCGCGGCGCCCCTCGTCAACGACACCCTCGCGAAGCTGGCTTCCGCCGTTGTCGCGGAGGAGCCGCTCCCGGGCGCGCACCCGCAGCTCCGCCGCGACATCCGCACCTTCACCGAGAACCTGCAGTCAGGTCGCCCCGCTGGCGCCCCCGCCGCCGTGTGA